The Thiorhodovibrio frisius genome segment CGTGGCCATGCTGTCTTCGCAGGCACAATAGTTCTGGTAGCAGTCGATCAGCGGCTCGAGCTGTGCATACTCGCGCCCGAGGTCGCGAAACTGGTTTTTATCGTCTTGGGTGGCCGGGTCCGCAAGCAGAGCGGTGATTTCGCCGAAGCGCTCGGCGAGGCGCTCAAGCTTGCCGCGCAGGGAGTCATTCATGGGGCGTTGTCAGCACCTGCCAATCCGGGCATTAACCGCCGCCGCCGGCGACGCGCGCAAGCGTCTCGGCCGGGCAGCTTGGTGTCTTGGTGCCAGAGGTGGAGCCAGCGCCAGCGACGGTCTCATCGCCATCGGCCGCGATGTCTTGACCGAGTGCAAATAGCTGGTTGGCGGCCTCAAGCAGATCGGACTGTCCTTCGCGCCCGGCGCGGCGCAGGCGCACGCTGGGGGTGTGTAGAATTTTATTAGTGAGCGTGTGGGCGAGCTGGCAGATCACATCATCGGCTGACTTGCCGGCGGCGAGTTGCTTCTGCGCGCGCGCAACCATCTGGTCGCGAATGCTTTCGGCCCGCTGGCGGTAGTCCTGAATGAGCGTCACGGCGTCGAGCGAACGCAACCAGGCCATGAACTCAGCTGTGTGCAGCTCGATGATTTCCATCGCCTGAGCCGCTGCCTGGTGGCGCGAGCGCATGCCCTCGTCGACCACACCCTGGAGGTCATCGACGGTGTAGAGATAAACGTCGTTCAGGTTGCCGACTTCGGGCTCGATGTCGCGTGGCACGGCAATATCGACCATGAACATGGGCCGGTGTTTGCGGATTTTGAGTGCTCGTTCCACGGCTCCCTTGCCGAGAACTGGCAGCGGGCTGGCGGTGGAAGACACCACGATGTCAGCCTCGGGCAAGTGGTTGACCAGTTCGGTCAGGGCAATGGCGTAGCCGTCGAACTGCGAGGCGACCAAATGGGCGCGTTCGACCGTGCGGTTGGCCACCACAATGCGCCCGATGCCATGCTGGTGCAGATGGCGCGCGGCCAGTTCGATGGTTTCACCAGCGCCGATCAGCAATGCTGTCTGTGAGCTGAGGTCGCTGAAAATCTGCCGCGCCAGACTGACAGCGGCAAAGGCCATCGACACCGGACTGCTGCCGATGGCAGTATCGGTGCGCACCTGCTTGGCGACCGAGAAGCAGTGCTGGAACAGCCGTCCGAGCAGCCGCCCGGCGGTGCCGCTGTCGCAGGCGGTCTGGAAAGATTGCTTGACCTGGCCAAGAATTTGCGGCTCACCCAGCACCATGGAATCCAGGCCGCTGGCGACCTTCAGCAGATGCGAAACGGCGTCGTGATCTCTGTAAGCGTAGAGATGTGGCGCGATCAGTTGCGGATCGACCCCGTGGAAACGCCCGAGCCAGTCACGAATCTGCGCCTCGCTCGCCTGAGGGTCGAGCACGCAGTAAACTTCGGTGCGATTGCAGGTCGATAAAATAATGCCTTCGCTGGTGACAGGGTGATCGGTCAGGCTGCGCAGGGCGCCGACGATCACATCAGGGCCAAAGGTCAGGCGCTCGCGGATATCGACGGGGGCCGTTTTGTGGTTCAGGCCAAGGATGAGCAGGCTCATGCGGTTTTTAGGGTGAGCTGGTTTAAATTGATGGCTAAAGGTAACAGATTTTAAGGCCAGTGGGGGAGGGTGGCAGCTGCATTTTTGCGCAAGCACTCGGCCGATGATCATCCTGGTAGCAGCAGTCGGGGTCCATTCCGATGAAACAGCAGCTTCATCGTTCGGGGCGGCCGGGACCATGAGCGTCAAGCACAAGCTGGGGTGGCTCGCGTATACTCCATGCTCATAAGGTCAGGCACTCAAATTTCGAGCAATTCATCGGTGAAATTTCCAAACAACATCATGCCAAATGTGACGACTTTCTGGCGCCAGGACGGATTTCGGGCCAAAACCCTGCGGGCCTTGAACGGGGACCACGGCCGAACAATTCTGTGGCTGTCGCTCATCCTGCTGCTTGGCGCGGATGCCTCACTCGCTAGCTTTCCGGCTGCGGGTCTTGGGCAGCAGGCCAATTCTGATCCGACGCTGCTGGCGCGGGAAAGCCAGCAGCAGGGGCAACCGCAGCAGGCCGCCTCCGATCAGTTGTCGGATGATGAGCCCGCGCTGTCTGCCGGCCCGGCCACCGAGCCTGTGGTCGAATTCGATGCCGATTTGCTCTACGACGTGCTGGTCGCCGAGGTGGCGATGCAGCGCGACCGCCCGTTGGATGCCTTCCCGCATTTCCTGGCCGCCGCGCGGCACACGTCAGACCCGGTGCTGGCGGAGCTGGCCACGCGTGCGGCGATTGCGGGCAAGGATCAGGCCCGAGCTGAGGAGGCTGCGGCCTTTTGGGTGAGTCTGGTGCCAGATTCCCTGCAAGCGCGCCAAGTGGCTGCCTATGTGATTCTGGAGGGTGGCAAGGTCGATCAAGCAATGCCCTATTTGCGCGCGGTCATGGAGCACTCGCCCCAGCGCCGCCAAGGGTATTTGCATTGCGCGCGCTTGGTGGCGCGGCTGGACGATCCGCTCCAGCGTCTCGAGCTGATGCGGGCGCTGATTGATGAGTTTGGTGAAGACCCCGATGCGCTGCTGGCCATTGCCGGACTGGCTGCCGGCGCGGATCGGCCGGATGAGGCGCGCGAGTTCGCCAACCGCGCTGCTGCGCAGCGCCCGGCCTGGAGTCGGCCGCGACAGTTTCTGGTGCAAATGCTGGTGAGTGAGGGCCGCATTGACGCGGCCATCGCCGAACTCGAGCGCTATTTCTCGCAAGGTTCCAACGATCAGGAGCTGCGCACCCTCTATGCTCAACTGCTGATCGAAGATGAGCGCTACGAGGATGCCCGCAAAGTCTTTGCTAGCTTGCTCGAGTCGCATCCGCAGATGCCGGGCGTGCTTTTCGCGGTCGGCGTGCTTTCGTTGCAGCTTGAGGACTACCAGGGCGCGCGCGAGTATCTGCTGCGCCTGCGCGAAACTGGCAAGCGTAAGCAGGACGCGACCTTCATGCTCGGGGAGGTGGAAGAGGCGGCTGGACAACTGGAGCAGGCGCGCGACTGGTACGCCAAGGTGCGTGGCGACAAGGCGCTGGATGCGCAAATTCGCATAGCCAGCGTCGAGGCACGGCTTGGTCAGCTCGAGCGCGCGCGTGAACGCCTGCAGCGGCTGCGCGATGATGCGCCGGAGCAGCGCGCGGGGCTCTATTTGGTCGAAGGCGAGATTCTGCGCGAGGTCGATCAGTTGCCAAGCGCCATGGCGGTTTACGATGCGGCGCTGGCGGAGTTTCCGGATAATCTGGATCTGCTCTACGCCCGCGCTCTGCTGGCCGCCACGCTTCAGCGGGTCGATGTGCTCGAGCGCGATCTGCGCCGGGTGCTGAGCATGGACCCGAATCATGCCGATGCGCTGAACGCACTCGGCTACACCCTGGCTGATCAGACCGACCGCCTTGATGAAGCCCAGGGTTTTATTGCCCGCGCGCTGGAACTCGAACCCGAGCAGCCGGCCATTCTCGACAGCATGGGGTGGCTGTTATATCGCATGGGCAAGCCCAAAGAGGCTGAGGGCTATTTGCGCAAGGCGCTCAAGCAACTCTCCGATGGCGAGATTGCTGCGCATCTCGGTGAGGTGCTCTGGGCGCTCGGCCGGCGCGACGAGGCGCGGCAGGTTTGGCAGCAGGCGCTCGATGAATTCCCGGATCACGACTATCTGTTGCGGGTCATCAAGCGTCACCCGGTCTCTCTAGCGCCGGGCGCTGGTTCGTGAGTTCGGATTTGGTGCCGGCGCCAGCGGTGGATGGCGCCTGGCTGGCGCCCGCCAAACTCAATCTGACTCTGCGCATCATCGGCCGTCGGGCCGATGGCTACCATCTGCTACAGAGCGTTTTTCAGTTCATCGACCGCTGCGACCGGCTGTTTTTCGAGCCGCGTGAGGATGGACAGGTGCGCCGTTCGCAAGGTGCTCATGGTGTCCCGGAAGAGCAGGACCTGGTCGTGCGTGCAGCGCGCCTGCTTCAGCGTCAAACCGGTTGTCCGCTTGGTGTCGACATTCGCGTTGATAAACAATTGCCCATGGGTGGCGGCCTGGGGGGCGGCAGCTCGGATGCCGCGACCACCCTGCAAGCGCTCAATCAGCTTTGGGAGCTGGGGCTTGGCATGGACCAGCTGGCCACTCTCGGGCTCGAATTGGGCGCCGATGTGCCGGTGTTCGTGCGCGCCCAGGCCGCTTGGGCTGAGGGCGTTGGTGAAAAACTCGAGCCGGTAGCACTCCCCGAGCCCTGGTTTCTGGTGCTGGTGCCGCCCTGTCAGGTCGCGACCGCTGCGGTTTTTCGTGACCCTGATTTGACAAGGGATTCCGCGCCCATCAAAATAGCCGGCTTTGTTGAGGGCGATGACAGGAACGACTGTCTGCCAGTGGTTTTGCGTCGTTATGCGCCTGTCGCTGAGGCTTTTCGCTGGCTTGACGCGCGGGCAAGAGCGCGGCTGACCGGAACCGGATGTTGTCTGTTCGCGGCCTTTGAGGATCAGTCGCAGGCCGAGCAACTCAGGGCCGAGGCACCGGCGGTTTGGTCGGCTTTCGTGGCCAAGGGCTGCAACCGCTCGCCTTTGATGCAGGCTTAGAGCCCGATCCTTGGCGCCGGAGCCTTAGCTTGAACTGACCGCTTCATCCTTCGGGGTGGTTGGGAATATGTCCGTTAGGCAAGTTCGCAATTCGCCAAGACTCAAGGCCAACAATTCATACCCAACAATTCATACCAGTTATTGGGGCGTCGCCAAGTGGTAAGGCACTGGGTTTTGATCCCAGCATTCCCAGGTTCGAATCCTGGCGCCCCAGCCATGTTTATTTGCCTGCCGCAAGTGCGACACGCCAGTGTTGGCGACGCGTTTGCGGTATCACCAGTTTGGTCCCGCCAGTTCGGAACCAGAACCTCAGCCGCCAAGCCAAAGCACCACCGCTGTGTCATTGCGCAATAGAGACGAGGCCGTGCCCGCCAGCCAGATGATGGTGTTTTCCGGCAATGCCAATCTGGCCTTGTCGAGCGAAATCGCCTCGCATTTGAACATCCCCCTTGGCAAAGCCGTGGTGGGGCAGTTCAGTGACGGCGAGGTGATGACCGAAATCCAGGAAAATGTCCGCGGTCGGGATGTTTTTGTCGTGCAGCCGACCTGCGCGCCGACGAACGACAACCTGCTCGAACTGCTGGTGATGATCGACGCGCTGCGCTGGGCGTCTGCCAAGCGTGTGACGGCAGTCATCCCCTATTATGGCTATGCCCGCCAGGATCGTCGCCCGCGCTCGGCGCGAGTGCCGATCACCGCGCGTCTGGTCGCCAAGATGATCGGTTCTGCTGGGGCTGATCGGGTGCTGACCGTCGACCTGCACGCGGATCAGATTCAGGGCTTTTTCGATATTCCGGTCGATAATGTCTACGCCTCGCCCATTTTGCTTGGCGACATCTGGCGGCAGAAGTACCCGAAACTCATCGTGGTTTCACCCGATGTTGGCGGTGTGGTGCGCGCGCGCGCGCTGGCCAAGCGCCTCGACGATGCCGATCTGGCCATTATCGACAAACGTCGTCCGCGCCCGAACGAGGCGCGGGTGATGAACATTATTGGCGACGTGCGCGGGCGCTCCTGTGTGCTGGTCGATGATCTCGTCGATACCGCCGGCACTCTGTGTCAGGCGGCTGCGGCGCTAAAGGAACAGGGAGCGGCCATGGTGTCTGCCTACTGCACCCATCCGGTGCTCTCTGGGCCGGCCCTGGATAACATTAATGCGTCTATGCTCGATGAGTTGGTGGTGACTAACACCATCCCACTCACTAGCCAGGCGCGCAGTTGTCACAAGATTCGTCAGTTGAGCATTGGCGAACTCTTGGCCGAGACCATGCGCCGGGTCTCGAACGAAGAATCCGTCAGTTCGCTTTTTGTTGACTGACTGGTCTGTGCGAATGGGAGTGCGCCATCATGGCCGCGCTTCCTGCCACATTCTGGGCCGCGCCCGCGTTGCGAGCGCGGCTTTTTGGTTCCGTCAGTGGTCTGGTCGCGGACTGCTGATGGTTTGATCCCGGTTCGGTTAAGGTCCGCCCGCAGTGGTGCGGCGATCATGCCGGTTAAAATAACGGAGTGAATCCATGAGCGAAAAAATACATATTAGCGCGCAAGCGCGCACGGACGTGGGTAAGGGTGCGAGCCGCCGCCTGCGTCGCACGGGGCAGGTGCCGGGCATCCTCTACGGTGGCGATAGGCTCCCGGAGATGTTCATGCTGCCGCATAGCGAAATCGTTAAATACGCGGCGCAAGAGTCTTTCTACTCGACTCTGCTCGATTTCGATCTGGCGGGCGCCAAGACGCAGGTGGTGCTGAAAGATTTGCAGCGGCATCCGGCCAAGCCCTTTATTTTGCATGTCGATTTTCAACGCGTCAGCAAGGGCGAGAAGCTGCGCATGACAGTTCCGCTTCACTTTGAGAACGAGGATATTTGCGCCGGCATCAAGCTTGGCGGTCAGGCCTCGCACAATCTGACCGAACTCGATATCCAATGCCTGCCGGCAGATCTGCCCGAGTATATTGCGGTTGACATTCAAAAGATGGAGTTGGGGCAGACGCTGCATGTCTCTGATCTTGTGCTCCCCAAGGGCGTTGAACTCGACACCAGCGTCGATCAGGACGCCCCCGTGGTGGTTGTGCATGCCCCCCATGTGGCGGCTGATGAGACCGTGGAGCCCGAGGAAGACGAAGAGGACTGAGGCTGGGATCGGCGTCTCAAGGATGAGTGATCGCCAGGCAACCAATGAGCAGCGACCAAGGTATCAGCCTGATCGTCGGGCTCGGCAATCCCGGGCGCGACTACGAAGGAACGCGGCATAACGCCGGGTTCTGCTTCGTTGAGCGCCTGGCTGCCGAGCACGGCGGACGCTTTCATCCGGAGGCGAAATTCTTTGGTGAACTCTGCCGCTTGCAAGTCCATGGGCATGATCTGCGGCTTGTTAAACCCACCACTTTCATGAACCACAGCGGCCGCAGCATTGCGGCCGTTGCGCGCTATTTCGATATCCCGCCGGCCAATATTCTGGTCGCCTATGATGAGCTTGACCTGCCGCCCGGGCAGCTCAAGCTCAAGTTCGGCGGCGGCCATGCAGGCCACAACGGTATGCGCGACACCCTCGCCGCGCTTGCCAATCATGACTTCTGGCGCTTGCGCATTGGCATCGGACACCCTGGTCACAAAGAGCAGGTGGTTGGTTATGTGCTAAGCCACCCGTCGCGCGCCGATTTGGATGCGATCCTCGGTGCGGTCGATCAGGCCGAAGACTGCCTGCCGGAACTGTTGGCGGGAGAGTTTCAGCGGGCGATGAATCGCCTGCACGCGCGTTCCTAGCAGTAAAGCCCAGCGTAGGGTAGCTAAAATGCAACAAGCCGCCTTGCGGCGGCTCGTTGCTCCCTCCCTGAACCTCCGACTCGGTTAGAAGAGCCAGGCGAAGTTCACGCCCAGTTCGTATTGATGCATCTTGATCTCAGGTGCCTGAGTGCCGGTGAACTCGCCCGGTCCCGTGATCGTCTCTTCTGGCGCGTACATGCCCCAGAAGGTCAGCTCGAGATTG includes the following:
- the hemA gene encoding glutamyl-tRNA reductase, with the protein product MSLLILGLNHKTAPVDIRERLTFGPDVIVGALRSLTDHPVTSEGIILSTCNRTEVYCVLDPQASEAQIRDWLGRFHGVDPQLIAPHLYAYRDHDAVSHLLKVASGLDSMVLGEPQILGQVKQSFQTACDSGTAGRLLGRLFQHCFSVAKQVRTDTAIGSSPVSMAFAAVSLARQIFSDLSSQTALLIGAGETIELAARHLHQHGIGRIVVANRTVERAHLVASQFDGYAIALTELVNHLPEADIVVSSTASPLPVLGKGAVERALKIRKHRPMFMVDIAVPRDIEPEVGNLNDVYLYTVDDLQGVVDEGMRSRHQAAAQAMEIIELHTAEFMAWLRSLDAVTLIQDYRQRAESIRDQMVARAQKQLAAGKSADDVICQLAHTLTNKILHTPSVRLRRAGREGQSDLLEAANQLFALGQDIAADGDETVAGAGSTSGTKTPSCPAETLARVAGGGG
- the ispE gene encoding 4-(cytidine 5'-diphospho)-2-C-methyl-D-erythritol kinase, yielding MSSDLVPAPAVDGAWLAPAKLNLTLRIIGRRADGYHLLQSVFQFIDRCDRLFFEPREDGQVRRSQGAHGVPEEQDLVVRAARLLQRQTGCPLGVDIRVDKQLPMGGGLGGGSSDAATTLQALNQLWELGLGMDQLATLGLELGADVPVFVRAQAAWAEGVGEKLEPVALPEPWFLVLVPPCQVATAAVFRDPDLTRDSAPIKIAGFVEGDDRNDCLPVVLRRYAPVAEAFRWLDARARARLTGTGCCLFAAFEDQSQAEQLRAEAPAVWSAFVAKGCNRSPLMQA
- a CDS encoding tetratricopeptide repeat protein, yielding MKFPNNIMPNVTTFWRQDGFRAKTLRALNGDHGRTILWLSLILLLGADASLASFPAAGLGQQANSDPTLLARESQQQGQPQQAASDQLSDDEPALSAGPATEPVVEFDADLLYDVLVAEVAMQRDRPLDAFPHFLAAARHTSDPVLAELATRAAIAGKDQARAEEAAAFWVSLVPDSLQARQVAAYVILEGGKVDQAMPYLRAVMEHSPQRRQGYLHCARLVARLDDPLQRLELMRALIDEFGEDPDALLAIAGLAAGADRPDEAREFANRAAAQRPAWSRPRQFLVQMLVSEGRIDAAIAELERYFSQGSNDQELRTLYAQLLIEDERYEDARKVFASLLESHPQMPGVLFAVGVLSLQLEDYQGAREYLLRLRETGKRKQDATFMLGEVEEAAGQLEQARDWYAKVRGDKALDAQIRIASVEARLGQLERARERLQRLRDDAPEQRAGLYLVEGEILREVDQLPSAMAVYDAALAEFPDNLDLLYARALLAATLQRVDVLERDLRRVLSMDPNHADALNALGYTLADQTDRLDEAQGFIARALELEPEQPAILDSMGWLLYRMGKPKEAEGYLRKALKQLSDGEIAAHLGEVLWALGRRDEARQVWQQALDEFPDHDYLLRVIKRHPVSLAPGAGS
- a CDS encoding 50S ribosomal protein L25/general stress protein Ctc, which encodes MSEKIHISAQARTDVGKGASRRLRRTGQVPGILYGGDRLPEMFMLPHSEIVKYAAQESFYSTLLDFDLAGAKTQVVLKDLQRHPAKPFILHVDFQRVSKGEKLRMTVPLHFENEDICAGIKLGGQASHNLTELDIQCLPADLPEYIAVDIQKMELGQTLHVSDLVLPKGVELDTSVDQDAPVVVVHAPHVAADETVEPEEDEED
- a CDS encoding ribose-phosphate diphosphokinase, with product MPASQMMVFSGNANLALSSEIASHLNIPLGKAVVGQFSDGEVMTEIQENVRGRDVFVVQPTCAPTNDNLLELLVMIDALRWASAKRVTAVIPYYGYARQDRRPRSARVPITARLVAKMIGSAGADRVLTVDLHADQIQGFFDIPVDNVYASPILLGDIWRQKYPKLIVVSPDVGGVVRARALAKRLDDADLAIIDKRRPRPNEARVMNIIGDVRGRSCVLVDDLVDTAGTLCQAAAALKEQGAAMVSAYCTHPVLSGPALDNINASMLDELVVTNTIPLTSQARSCHKIRQLSIGELLAETMRRVSNEESVSSLFVD
- the pth gene encoding aminoacyl-tRNA hydrolase; its protein translation is MSSDQGISLIVGLGNPGRDYEGTRHNAGFCFVERLAAEHGGRFHPEAKFFGELCRLQVHGHDLRLVKPTTFMNHSGRSIAAVARYFDIPPANILVAYDELDLPPGQLKLKFGGGHAGHNGMRDTLAALANHDFWRLRIGIGHPGHKEQVVGYVLSHPSRADLDAILGAVDQAEDCLPELLAGEFQRAMNRLHARS